TCAGCGTGGCATGTTCCCGGAGCTGCGCGCCGATTGCCGCGCCATCCGCATCGGGCATGATGATATCCAGCAGGATCAGGTCCGGGTGAAACGCCTCGGCCTCGGCGAGCGCCCGCGCTCCCTCGTTGACCTCTCGGACCTCATACCGGCCCGCTTGCTCCAGGTTCAACCGGAGCAGCCGCGTGAAACTTGGTTCGTCATCGATGATCAGGATCCGTTCTTTGCCCATCGGCCATCACCTCCTTCGTCATGATCGGCTTTCAGCACAATCGTTGCGCGCGCCCCGCCTTCCGGCCGGTTCTTCACCGTGATCATTCCGCCGTGCAACCGGATGATCGTTTTGGTCACCGCCAGGCCCAGCCCGGTGCCCTTGCCGGTGGGCTTCGTCGTGAAAAAAGGATCGAAGAGCTTCAGCAGGTGGACATCGGGGATCCCCACCCCCGTGTCATCGACTTCGACC
The Candidatus Omnitrophota bacterium genome window above contains:
- a CDS encoding response regulator; its protein translation is MGKERILIIDDEPSFTRLLRLNLEQAGRYEVREVNEGARALAEAEAFHPDLILLDIIMPDADGAAIGAQLREHATLNAIPIVFLTAVVSKEEARDTGGYIGGNFFLAKPVSMEELLSSVEAKLSQGKEAHR